GTATACTTGTGGACAACGAATTAATGTATATTACTTCATTAGCGCTGGAGTAGAATGTTCTTCAGGTTCTCAAACAGAACCTCATCATCAATGCACTTCTTTTAGTAATGATGATACCGCTTCCCATCAAGATACTAGAAAAAGTTGGCACTTTTCCCCCAATCATAATCGACCTCTTTCAGTTGCTCACGGGAGAGCATAGGGTAGAAGATGATTTTATGGCCTCTAGCAAGATAGAACCCATTATCAATGATCTGATAGGAAAACTTGGTATCAAAGGAATGATCCACAGTCTTGGTGATTTTATCCTTATTGCTCTGGATAGTGGCAATACAATCTTTCAAGTGATCAAGATCCCGTTCATACATGCTTCCGATATTGCCAGTATCTTCCTTCTCATTGAAGTCGATAATACGAATATCATTGAAAATAATTGCAGGAACGGTAATTTTCTTCGTGGTATCATTGATGATATAATCCGCCAACATATTTGGTTCCAACGAACTGACAACAAGTGGATGAACTGGACAATGTTCCTTATAAAGTCCATATCCTCTCCAGTTACTAGGCGTTTTATACGGGGCCGGTTCCAGAGGCAGTGTAGACCCATCCTTATTTACCAAGTAGATATTCTTATACTGTTCAAGAGGAATATGCTCAATTACCCGGTAAATCGACAAATAGAGCGAATGCTTCACTTCCCCGCTTGCATGCGTCACACATTTTGCTTTTGCATATTCCCAATCAAAATAATCACCAAATTCACCCTCAACCTCAGCAAACATCAGGCGTTCGGCAGAGCCTTTCTTTGATCCCCTTGCCATATAAGCCCCAAACGGTTTTGGTTCTAACTGACTGGTGATGAGAGCCTCAATGGGAGAAAAAACTACATAGTAATAATGCATACCTACACTCCTATTTGTCTAATTCATGAGAAGTGAAAACAAGTTGTATTTACTAAAGATCGATACAGCTATTAACGAAACAATTGCCATGATTTTTATGAGAATATCGAGAGAGGGTCCAACGGTATCCTTGAGGGGGTCTCCAACAGTATCACCTACCACGGCAGCTTTATGGGCATCAGAACCTTTGCCTCCAAAGTGTCCATTCTCCACATATTTCTTACCATTATCCCATGCACCACCGGCATTGGCTGTATAGAGTGCGAGCATAACTGAAGACAGTGTTGTTCCAATCAATAACCCTCCCACAAATTCTGCGCCAAAGAGAAAACCAGTGAAAAGGGGAGTGAGAACGGCAATAAGAGCAGGGCTCTTCATTTCAGATAGAGCGCCTGCACTACTTATGCTGATACACGTCTTATAATCAGGAAGACTTGTTCCTAATATAATGCCAGGATCTGCCTTGAACTGCCTTCTTACCTCTTGGACCATCTTACGTGCAGCATTCGCAACGGCTCTTATCAATATTCCGCTAAATAGATAGGGAAGTGCTCCTCCGACTAATGCCCCTACGAGTGTAAGAGGGTTTACCATATTTAAAATCATATCTGCACCATGCACAGCGTGTTCACCGGCTTGTGCATATAAATACGAAGAAAAGAGAGAAAGAGCGGCAAGGGTTGCAGAACCGATAGCAAATCCTTTTCCAATCGCTGCTGTGGTATTTCCCACAGCATCCAACTCATCAGTAATGCCACGAACATCAGGATGCAGTTTTGCCATCTCACTGATACCACCAGCGTTGTCAGCAATCGGTCCGTACGTATCAACAGACACGGTAACCGTTACAAAGCTGAGCATGCCGATAGCAGCCATGGCTACGCCATACAGGCCAGCAGTAATATTTGCAGCAATAATTGCAACTCCTAGGATGATAACCGGACCAATTACTGAGATCATGCCAACACTCATTCCTTCGGTAATGGTAAGGGCTGCGCCTTCCGCGCTGCTTGCTGCTATCTTCTGTGTTGGCTTGAAATCATAACTGGTATAGTACTCAGCGATTTGCCCAATCACAATGCCACTTACAATACCAAGAACAGCGCATACCCAAGGAGAAAATGCACCAAGCGCAAATCCTATGGTATGCAAGGCTTCGCCGTTAAATACGAAATATGAGATAAAACCAGAAGATATTACGGTTAATCCTGCACCAACAAATGTTGCAGCATTCAGTTCCTTATGTGGGTTGGAGGACACTTTTTTTACCAGTAAGTAAAGAATTCCCACCATTGAAGAGATAATACCAACAGCAGCAACAAGGAGGGGGACATAGATAAGTTTAGCAACAAGACTGGCATCTATCCCTCCCCGAGAAAAATAGATATATGCAGCAAGTATCATCGCTGATACCAATGCTCCTACATAACTTTCCAGCAAGTCAGAACCAAGACCAGCCACATCTCCAACGTTGTCTCCAACGTTATCAGCAATAGTTGCTGGGTTTCTTGGATCATCTTCAGGTATTCCTGCTTCAGTTTTTCCGACTAAGTCAGCTCCCATATCGGCAGCCTTCGTATAGATTCCACCTCCAACACGGTTAAACATAGCAATGATAGAACAACCTAAAGCATAGGCACTTATGGTCATCGTGAAGGGAATATCGCTAATACCAAGCCAGTTGGTATGGAATCTAAGATTTTCAGGAGCGACCTGTTTTAAAAGAACCCCGAATACCAGATAGACAATGGCGAGTCCAAGAAGGGCAAAACCCCCAACAGAGAGTCCCATAACAGACCCCCCTCTAAAAGCCACACGTAATGTTTTCCCCAAATTTCTCGTATTACGAGCTTCATTAGAGACGCGTACATTACTGATTGTCGCGATATTCATTCCAATCCATCCTGCACTGGCACTCATTAAAGCTCCAAATATAAACGCTATGGCACTACTGGGGGATACAACAATACCCAGTAAGATCGCAATAAGAATCACAACTTTTACAATAACGGAGTATTCAAGCACCAAGAAAGCTTTTGCCCCTTCCTGAATAGCAGCAGCAATTTGCTGCATTTCTGGTGTTCCTGAATCCTTTCTCTTCACCCCATAATAGTTGATTGCGGCAAAGGCTAAAGCAGCAATAGCTGCAATGATAATAAATCCAATCATATAGCTCCCTCTTTGCTATGATTGTAAGCTATAATGCTCGAGATATCAAAGAAGATATGTACGGTATTGTTACGATAGCAAAGAACAATCTTGTGTAGGAGAGAAATAAATGACATACAATTTCCTCTTTATGAAGATATTCATCCGACGCTTGCATATTTAGATTTTCTTATAGGCTTACGATGTCTATCACCAGGCAGTACCACTCACATTTCTTTCAGTAGATCTTCTGATGAAAGATCAATAAGCCAGCCATGAGTTTGAGGACTCCAGGAGCGAGTATAGATCGTTCCATCATATGTCTCTGCTATAAGCATCAAGGATCCGTCGGGATATGCGCTAAGCCAGCTGATAACCCAAGAGAACGACTCTGGGACAAGAGCTTGTGTATCTTCACTTCGCCAGA
The sequence above is drawn from the uncultured Sphaerochaeta sp. genome and encodes:
- a CDS encoding sodium-translocating pyrophosphatase, whose amino-acid sequence is MIGFIIIAAIAALAFAAINYYGVKRKDSGTPEMQQIAAAIQEGAKAFLVLEYSVIVKVVILIAILLGIVVSPSSAIAFIFGALMSASAGWIGMNIATISNVRVSNEARNTRNLGKTLRVAFRGGSVMGLSVGGFALLGLAIVYLVFGVLLKQVAPENLRFHTNWLGISDIPFTMTISAYALGCSIIAMFNRVGGGIYTKAADMGADLVGKTEAGIPEDDPRNPATIADNVGDNVGDVAGLGSDLLESYVGALVSAMILAAYIYFSRGGIDASLVAKLIYVPLLVAAVGIISSMVGILYLLVKKVSSNPHKELNAATFVGAGLTVISSGFISYFVFNGEALHTIGFALGAFSPWVCAVLGIVSGIVIGQIAEYYTSYDFKPTQKIAASSAEGAALTITEGMSVGMISVIGPVIILGVAIIAANITAGLYGVAMAAIGMLSFVTVTVSVDTYGPIADNAGGISEMAKLHPDVRGITDELDAVGNTTAAIGKGFAIGSATLAALSLFSSYLYAQAGEHAVHGADMILNMVNPLTLVGALVGGALPYLFSGILIRAVANAARKMVQEVRRQFKADPGIILGTSLPDYKTCISISSAGALSEMKSPALIAVLTPLFTGFLFGAEFVGGLLIGTTLSSVMLALYTANAGGAWDNGKKYVENGHFGGKGSDAHKAAVVGDTVGDPLKDTVGPSLDILIKIMAIVSLIAVSIFSKYNLFSLLMN